In the Chloroflexota bacterium genome, one interval contains:
- the rpmA gene encoding 50S ribosomal protein L27 has protein sequence MAHKKGASSTRCGRDSQAKHLGVKRYSGQTVLAGTIIVRQRGTRIWPGENVGLGRDHTIFALIDGVVKFEPATKYKKRASVYTVE, from the coding sequence GTGGCACACAAGAAAGGTGCGTCAAGCACACGTTGCGGCCGCGATAGCCAGGCGAAGCACCTTGGCGTGAAGCGATACAGTGGCCAGACAGTGTTGGCAGGAACGATAATTGTTCGACAGAGAGGCACGCGCATATGGCCGGGCGAGAACGTGGGGCTGGGTAGGGATCATACCATTTTTGCTCTCATCGATGGAGTTGTGAAGTTTGAGCCTGCCACTAAGTACAAGAAAAGGGCCAGCGTTTACACGGTGGAGTGA
- the rpmE gene encoding 50S ribosomal protein L31, whose amino-acid sequence MKEKIHPVYYSDAKVTCACGSSFVTGATKKLIRVEICSKCHPLFTGEQRIVDTAGRVERFKRRYRSKSKEQAGTSP is encoded by the coding sequence ATGAAAGAAAAGATTCATCCTGTTTATTATTCAGATGCCAAGGTGACCTGTGCTTGCGGCAGCAGTTTTGTCACTGGTGCTACGAAGAAGCTGATCAGGGTGGAGATTTGCAGCAAGTGCCATCCCTTGTTTACCGGTGAGCAGCGCATTGTTGATACTGCAGGTAGAGTAGAGCGGTTCAAGAGACGATATAGGAGCAAGAGTAAGGAACAGGCTGGGACATCGCCCTGA
- a CDS encoding DUF1385 domain-containing protein, with protein MPEDFHYGGQAVIEGVMMRGRRYLSMAVRLPSGEVVLTTKPLPSAYTGRIRKIPLVRGVVALVETMVLGIQVLFQSANLSLGEEGDEVPGPLLWGALAASLSFAIALFFLAPMFIANFIKVDSSILSNIIEGLIRITIFIVYLALINLIPDIREVFAYHGAEHKTVNAYEDNAPLEPAAVRKYSTAHVRCGTSFLFAVLVIAIILFALLGHQSLWLRFVSRIVLLPVIAAFGYEFTRISARYADNRVMRILFAPGLALQMMTTRQPSDEQVEVAISALKGVIEADSPQAGS; from the coding sequence TTGCCGGAAGATTTCCACTATGGAGGCCAGGCTGTCATCGAAGGCGTGATGATGCGGGGACGGCGCTATCTGTCAATGGCGGTGCGTCTTCCCAGCGGCGAGGTGGTATTAACCACTAAGCCTTTGCCGTCTGCCTACACGGGAAGGATAAGGAAGATACCGCTGGTACGGGGGGTGGTAGCCCTTGTGGAAACCATGGTTCTGGGCATACAGGTGCTCTTCCAATCGGCGAATTTGTCCCTGGGAGAGGAAGGCGATGAGGTTCCCGGCCCTTTATTGTGGGGCGCACTTGCTGCCTCGCTGAGCTTTGCTATCGCCCTCTTCTTTCTGGCTCCGATGTTTATTGCCAATTTCATTAAGGTCGATTCATCAATTCTCAGCAATATCATAGAGGGACTTATCCGCATCACCATCTTTATCGTCTATCTTGCCTTGATAAACCTCATACCTGATATCAGGGAGGTTTTCGCCTATCACGGTGCGGAGCACAAGACAGTCAATGCCTACGAAGACAATGCTCCTCTGGAGCCGGCTGCAGTGAGAAAATACTCTACGGCTCACGTTCGTTGCGGAACGAGCTTCCTCTTCGCGGTGTTGGTTATTGCCATCATTCTCTTTGCACTCCTGGGTCATCAGTCACTGTGGCTGCGATTTGTGTCACGCATAGTGCTGCTGCCTGTCATTGCTGCATTTGGTTATGAATTCACCCGCATCAGCGCCCGGTATGCTGATAATCGGGTGATGCGCATTCTTTTTGCTCCTGGGCTGGCTCTACAGATGATGACCACCCGGCAACCCAGTGATGAGCAGGTCGAAGTAGCTATCTCTGCCTTGAAGGGAGTTATCGAGGCGGATAGTCCCCAGGCAGGCAGCTAG